The following proteins are co-located in the Planococcus plakortidis genome:
- a CDS encoding acetyl-CoA C-acetyltransferase, whose translation MAKTVIIDGARTAFGKFGGALSSFTASDLGAAAIKEALNRAQVNPEDVQEVIMGNVLQAGQGQIPSRQAAHKAGIPYHVKSETINKVCASGLRSVTLADQIIRLGDEELIVAGGMESMSNAPYYLPKARFGLRMGDSQVIDGMVHDGLSCSFHPDKVHMGTYGNSTAEEFELTRERQDEWSARSHERALKSRAHFAEEITPIEVPQRKGDPVIVDQDEAPREGTTTEVLAKLRPAFGKDGTITAGNAPGINDGAAALVLMSEERAQKDGKSVLAHVIAHTEVAVEPHRFPETPGIVINDLLKKTGKTLEEIDLFEINEAFAAVALASSKIAGLDEEKVNVNGGSVALGHPIGASGARIILTLAYELKRRGGGIGIAAICSGGGQGDAVMIEVPKEEN comes from the coding sequence ATGGCAAAAACGGTCATCATCGACGGGGCACGCACAGCATTCGGGAAATTCGGCGGAGCACTCAGTTCATTCACCGCAAGCGACCTTGGGGCAGCGGCGATCAAGGAAGCACTCAATCGGGCGCAAGTAAATCCTGAAGATGTACAGGAAGTCATCATGGGGAACGTCCTGCAGGCAGGCCAAGGGCAGATCCCTTCCCGTCAAGCAGCCCATAAAGCCGGCATCCCTTATCATGTGAAATCCGAAACGATCAATAAAGTCTGTGCATCGGGCCTTCGTTCTGTCACGCTAGCAGACCAGATCATCCGCTTGGGAGACGAGGAATTGATCGTCGCAGGCGGCATGGAATCGATGTCGAACGCACCGTATTATTTGCCGAAAGCACGCTTCGGCCTGCGCATGGGCGATTCACAAGTCATTGACGGCATGGTCCACGACGGCCTGTCGTGCTCATTCCATCCGGACAAAGTGCATATGGGCACCTACGGCAACTCGACAGCGGAAGAATTCGAATTGACACGTGAACGGCAAGACGAATGGTCAGCACGCTCGCATGAACGCGCATTGAAATCACGCGCTCATTTCGCAGAGGAAATTACGCCGATCGAAGTGCCGCAGCGTAAAGGCGACCCGGTCATCGTCGACCAGGATGAAGCGCCGCGTGAAGGGACAACTACAGAAGTGCTGGCGAAACTCCGTCCGGCATTCGGAAAAGACGGAACGATCACAGCCGGGAACGCACCGGGCATCAATGACGGGGCTGCAGCACTTGTGTTGATGAGCGAAGAACGCGCCCAAAAAGACGGGAAATCCGTATTGGCCCATGTAATCGCACACACAGAAGTTGCGGTCGAGCCGCATCGTTTCCCGGAAACACCAGGAATCGTCATCAACGATTTACTGAAGAAAACAGGCAAAACATTGGAAGAAATCGATTTGTTTGAAATCAACGAGGCATTCGCTGCCGTGGCGCTCGCAAGTTCGAAAATTGCGGGGCTAGATGAAGAGAAAGTCAACGTCAACGGCGGGTCCGTCGCACTTGGCCACCCAATCGGGGCAAGCGGGGCGCGCATTATCTTGACGCTCGCTTACGAATTGAAACGCCGCGGAGGCGGCATCGGGATTGCCGCAATCTGTTCAGGCGGCGGGCAAGGCGATGCAGTGATGATCGAAGTACCGAAGGAGGAAAACTAA
- a CDS encoding (Fe-S)-binding protein: MEFLLIANWVLFILVTAYAVYLFIYLLKSRYDYIKLGKKVEFEENFNERVRKVMVNVFGQKKLLKDKKSGAIHVMFFYGFLLVQASAIDFIIKGLSPDSHLPLGPLYPAFTLFQEFVTLTILVAVVWAFYRRYIEKLVRLKRGWKSGLVLIFIGGLMVTVLVGNGMSMIWHGHEGAWTEPVASVIAAAFAWLPETAAAAIFYIMWWAHLLFLLTFLVYVPQSKHAHLIFGPVNTWFHRLDHVGRLKPINFEDMEEENEEDPDAMPTFGVGKITDFTQAQMIDFYACVECGRCTNMCPATGTGKMLSPMDLITKLRDNLTNTGAVMTQKKPWVPAMAFGNTQGNQLAMAAGAEGAVIEDIYSPSLIGDVITEEEIWACTTCRNCEDQCPVMNEHVDKIIDLRRYLVMTEGKMDKDAQRAMTNIEKQGNPWGLNRKEKENWRDARPDISIPTVKEVSKAGEEFEYLFWVGSMGSFDNRSQKIALSFARLMNEAGVKFAILGNKEKNSGDTPRRLGNEFLFQELAAANIKEFEKAGVTKIVTIDPHAYNIFKNEYPDFGFEAEVYHHTEMLFDLVQQGKLKPQHAVNEKITFHDSCYLGRYNDVYDAPREILKAIEGVELVEMKRNRQDGMCCGAGGGLMWMEEDAGHRVNVARTEQALEVSPTMISSGCPYCLTMLSDGTKAKEVEEQVGTYDVSELLEMAVLGKDAPPVEEIVQ, from the coding sequence ATGGAGTTTTTGCTCATCGCTAACTGGGTTTTATTTATACTTGTAACCGCTTACGCCGTTTACTTGTTCATCTACTTGCTGAAGTCGCGCTATGACTATATCAAGCTCGGCAAAAAAGTGGAATTTGAAGAAAACTTCAATGAACGGGTCCGCAAAGTGATGGTCAATGTGTTTGGACAGAAGAAATTATTGAAAGACAAAAAGAGCGGCGCGATACACGTGATGTTCTTCTATGGCTTCCTGCTCGTGCAGGCAAGTGCCATCGATTTCATCATCAAAGGCTTGTCGCCGGATTCGCATTTACCGCTCGGCCCATTGTATCCGGCATTCACCTTGTTCCAGGAATTCGTGACCTTGACGATCCTGGTCGCTGTCGTATGGGCATTCTACAGACGCTATATCGAGAAATTGGTCCGTTTGAAGCGCGGCTGGAAATCGGGGCTCGTCTTGATCTTCATTGGCGGCTTGATGGTCACGGTCCTTGTCGGGAACGGCATGAGCATGATCTGGCACGGCCACGAAGGAGCTTGGACAGAACCTGTCGCAAGCGTTATCGCAGCGGCATTCGCTTGGCTGCCGGAAACGGCTGCGGCGGCCATCTTCTATATCATGTGGTGGGCGCATCTATTGTTCCTATTGACGTTCTTGGTCTACGTCCCGCAATCGAAGCACGCGCACTTGATCTTCGGGCCGGTCAACACATGGTTCCACCGTTTGGATCATGTCGGCCGCCTGAAGCCGATCAATTTTGAGGATATGGAAGAAGAAAACGAAGAAGACCCTGACGCCATGCCGACATTCGGCGTCGGGAAAATCACCGATTTCACGCAAGCCCAGATGATCGATTTCTACGCTTGTGTGGAATGCGGGCGCTGCACGAATATGTGCCCGGCCACCGGAACCGGCAAAATGCTGTCACCAATGGATTTGATCACGAAACTCCGTGACAACCTGACCAATACGGGAGCTGTCATGACCCAGAAAAAACCGTGGGTGCCGGCAATGGCATTCGGCAATACGCAAGGCAACCAATTGGCGATGGCAGCTGGCGCTGAAGGCGCGGTCATCGAGGATATCTACAGCCCGAGCTTGATCGGCGACGTCATCACGGAAGAGGAAATCTGGGCTTGTACGACATGCCGCAACTGTGAAGACCAATGCCCGGTCATGAACGAGCACGTCGACAAAATCATCGACCTTCGCCGTTACCTTGTTATGACGGAAGGGAAAATGGATAAAGACGCACAGCGTGCAATGACCAACATCGAAAAGCAAGGCAATCCGTGGGGCCTTAACCGCAAGGAAAAAGAAAACTGGAGAGACGCTCGCCCGGATATCTCGATTCCGACGGTAAAAGAAGTCAGCAAAGCGGGAGAAGAGTTCGAGTACCTGTTCTGGGTCGGATCGATGGGTTCATTCGACAACCGATCACAGAAAATCGCGCTTTCCTTTGCACGCTTGATGAATGAAGCAGGCGTCAAATTCGCCATTCTCGGCAACAAAGAAAAGAACTCCGGCGATACGCCGCGCCGTCTCGGAAACGAATTCCTGTTCCAGGAGCTCGCGGCTGCCAATATCAAGGAATTCGAAAAAGCTGGCGTCACCAAGATCGTCACGATCGACCCGCATGCTTATAACATCTTCAAAAACGAATACCCGGATTTCGGCTTTGAAGCTGAGGTCTATCACCACACGGAAATGCTCTTTGACCTTGTGCAGCAAGGCAAACTGAAGCCGCAGCATGCAGTGAACGAGAAAATCACTTTCCACGATTCCTGCTACCTCGGCCGTTACAACGATGTCTACGATGCACCGCGTGAAATCTTGAAAGCGATCGAAGGCGTTGAACTCGTTGAAATGAAACGCAATCGCCAGGACGGCATGTGCTGTGGTGCAGGCGGCGGCTTGATGTGGATGGAAGAAGATGCCGGACACCGCGTCAACGTAGCCCGCACGGAGCAGGCGCTTGAAGTGAGCCCGACCATGATTTCATCCGGCTGCCCGTACTGCCTGACGATGCTGTCAGATGGAACGAAAGCGAAAGAAGTCGAAGAGCAAGTCGGCACCTATGATGTCTCTGAACTTCTCGAGATGGCAGTTCTCGGAAAAGACGCACCGCCAGTTGAGGAAATCGTTCAATAA
- a CDS encoding acyl-CoA dehydrogenase yields MNFQLSEEHKMIRKMVRDFAKNEVAPTAEQRDEEESFDMKIFHQMAELGLTGIPWPEEYGGIGSDYLAYCIAVEELSRVDGSVGVILSAHTSLAGWPVYTFGTEEQKQKYLRPMAEGSKVGAYGLTEPASGSDAGSMKTTAKEDGDHYVLNGSKIFITNGGIADIYVVFAVTDPESKHKGTTAFIVEKDFEGFSVGKKEKKLGIRSSPTTEIIFDNCRVPKENVLGELGQGFKIAMQTLDGGRNGIAAQAVGIAQGAMDAAVDYAKEREQFGKPIAANQGISFKLADMATSIEASRLLTYQAAWLESNKLSYSKESAMAKLMAGDTAMKVTTEAVQVFGGYGYTKDYPVERFMRDAKITQIYEGTQEIQRLVISRMVTK; encoded by the coding sequence ATGAACTTTCAACTATCTGAAGAACATAAAATGATCCGTAAAATGGTTCGCGACTTCGCGAAAAACGAAGTGGCGCCGACAGCAGAACAGCGTGACGAAGAAGAAAGCTTCGACATGAAAATCTTCCACCAAATGGCAGAGCTCGGCCTGACTGGTATTCCATGGCCGGAAGAATACGGCGGAATCGGTTCCGATTACTTGGCATACTGCATCGCGGTTGAAGAATTGTCCCGCGTGGACGGTTCAGTGGGCGTTATCCTATCTGCCCACACATCGCTTGCGGGATGGCCGGTGTATACATTCGGAACGGAAGAGCAAAAGCAGAAATACTTGCGCCCGATGGCTGAAGGATCGAAAGTCGGCGCATACGGCTTGACTGAACCGGCTTCAGGTTCAGATGCAGGAAGCATGAAGACGACTGCCAAAGAAGACGGTGACCATTACGTCTTGAACGGATCGAAAATCTTCATCACGAACGGCGGCATCGCGGACATCTATGTCGTCTTCGCGGTAACGGATCCGGAATCGAAGCATAAAGGCACAACCGCATTTATTGTCGAGAAAGATTTCGAAGGCTTCTCTGTCGGCAAGAAAGAGAAAAAACTCGGAATCCGTTCAAGCCCGACGACGGAAATCATCTTCGACAACTGCCGCGTGCCAAAAGAAAACGTGCTTGGCGAACTTGGCCAAGGCTTCAAGATCGCAATGCAGACGCTTGACGGCGGCCGCAACGGAATCGCAGCCCAGGCTGTCGGAATCGCTCAAGGCGCAATGGACGCAGCGGTCGATTACGCGAAAGAGCGCGAGCAATTCGGCAAGCCGATTGCAGCGAACCAAGGCATTTCCTTCAAGCTTGCCGACATGGCAACATCGATCGAGGCGTCACGCCTATTGACGTACCAAGCAGCTTGGCTCGAGTCGAACAAACTGTCCTACAGCAAAGAGTCGGCCATGGCGAAATTGATGGCCGGTGATACGGCGATGAAAGTGACGACAGAAGCGGTCCAGGTCTTCGGCGGCTACGGCTACACGAAAGACTACCCGGTTGAGCGTTTCATGCGCGATGCGAAAATCACGCAAATCTATGAAGGCACACAGGAAATCCAGCGTTTGGTCATTTCCCGTATGGTCACGAAATAA
- a CDS encoding TetR/AcrR family transcriptional regulator: protein MAKKREIQSSVKDESLIEKRREQMIRGAVTLFKEKGFHRTTTREIAKAAGFSIGTLYEYIRTKEDVLYLVCDSIYDEVNARLDRLDLEEGSLETLVKALEQYYTLIDDMQDEFVVMYQESKSLPKDALRYVLNKEIEMTALFERLLSKCAASGELSLSQKEIVLASHHLFVQGQMWAFRRWALDDFTIGEFIEMQTKFLLQGMAGEKITIQGA, encoded by the coding sequence ATGGCGAAAAAGCGTGAAATTCAGTCCTCCGTGAAAGACGAAAGCCTGATTGAAAAGCGCCGTGAACAGATGATCCGCGGCGCTGTCACGCTTTTTAAGGAAAAGGGCTTTCACCGGACGACGACGAGGGAAATTGCAAAAGCAGCCGGTTTCAGCATCGGCACATTATATGAATACATCCGCACCAAAGAAGACGTGCTCTATCTTGTGTGCGACTCGATCTATGACGAAGTCAACGCACGGCTCGACCGGCTGGATTTGGAGGAAGGGTCGCTCGAGACGCTGGTCAAAGCACTCGAGCAATACTATACATTGATCGACGATATGCAAGATGAATTTGTCGTCATGTACCAGGAATCCAAATCCTTGCCGAAAGACGCGCTGCGTTACGTGCTGAACAAGGAAATCGAAATGACGGCCTTGTTCGAGCGGCTTCTGTCGAAATGCGCTGCGTCAGGGGAATTGTCGCTGTCGCAAAAGGAAATCGTCCTGGCTTCCCATCATTTGTTCGTGCAAGGGCAGATGTGGGCGTTCAGGCGCTGGGCGCTGGATGATTTCACTATTGGGGAATTTATCGAAATGCAAACGAAGTTTCTGCTGCAGGGGATGGCAGGGGAGAAAATCACCATACAGGGGGCTTGA
- a CDS encoding acyl-CoA dehydrogenase: protein MDLHFTDEQLMMRNMVRDFSKEEIMPFIERMEEGEFPTEIIKKMGGLGLMGITAPEKYGGSEMDFTSYITAIHELSKASGVIGVILSVHTSVGTNPIMNFGTEEQIAKYVPKLASGEYLGAFCLTEPSAGSDAAGLKTKAVKNGDHYVVNGSKVFITNGGEADTYIVFASTNPEAGARGVSAFIVEKDFPGLVIGKDEKKMGLHGSRTVQLTFDNMKVPAENLLGEEGKGFSIAMANLNAGRIGIAAQALGIAEAAYEYAVAYAKEREQFGKPIAQQQGIGFKLADMATQVEAAKLLVYNAADMYAKGIECNKESSMAKLFASKAAMDITTEAIQVYGGYGYTKEYPVERLFRDAKVTEIYEGTSEIQRIVISKQLLK, encoded by the coding sequence ATGGACCTGCATTTTACAGATGAACAATTAATGATGCGCAATATGGTGCGCGATTTTTCTAAAGAGGAAATCATGCCTTTTATCGAACGCATGGAAGAAGGCGAATTCCCGACAGAAATCATCAAGAAGATGGGCGGCCTCGGTTTGATGGGCATCACCGCTCCTGAAAAATACGGCGGCTCGGAAATGGATTTCACATCCTATATCACAGCCATCCACGAACTGTCGAAAGCAAGCGGCGTCATCGGCGTCATCCTGTCGGTCCACACATCGGTCGGCACAAACCCGATCATGAATTTCGGGACCGAAGAGCAAATCGCCAAATACGTGCCGAAGCTAGCGAGCGGCGAGTACTTGGGCGCATTCTGCCTGACAGAGCCATCTGCCGGGTCCGACGCGGCGGGATTGAAGACAAAAGCCGTGAAAAACGGTGACCATTATGTAGTCAATGGCTCGAAAGTATTCATCACGAACGGCGGCGAAGCCGATACATACATCGTTTTCGCCTCCACAAATCCCGAAGCCGGAGCCCGCGGCGTTTCAGCGTTCATCGTTGAAAAGGATTTCCCCGGGCTGGTCATCGGGAAAGACGAGAAGAAAATGGGGCTTCACGGTTCCCGTACAGTGCAATTGACCTTCGATAATATGAAAGTGCCGGCAGAGAACCTGCTCGGCGAAGAAGGCAAAGGTTTCTCGATCGCCATGGCGAACTTGAATGCAGGCCGCATCGGCATCGCCGCGCAAGCGCTTGGCATCGCAGAAGCAGCTTACGAATATGCGGTCGCTTATGCCAAAGAACGCGAGCAATTCGGCAAGCCGATCGCCCAGCAGCAAGGCATCGGATTCAAGCTTGCCGATATGGCGACTCAAGTCGAAGCGGCTAAATTGCTCGTCTATAACGCAGCCGATATGTACGCTAAAGGCATCGAGTGCAATAAGGAATCGTCAATGGCGAAGTTGTTCGCTTCAAAAGCGGCGATGGATATCACGACAGAAGCTATCCAAGTTTACGGCGGCTACGGCTACACGAAAGAATATCCGGTCGAGCGTTTGTTCCGCGACGCAAAAGTGACCGAAATCTATGAAGGCACAAGTGAGATCCAACGCATCGTCATCAGCAAACAACTACTAAAATAA
- a CDS encoding 3-hydroxybutyryl-CoA dehydrogenase: protein MSIQNVMVIGAGQMGSGIAQVCAQAGFNVKLNDMKQEAYDRGIANITKNLSRNVEKGRMTEDEKSQVLGRIQSSLDLKDAHDVDIVIEAAVENMEIKSTIFKTLDEVAPKHAILASNTSSLPITEIAAATTRPEQVIGMHFMNPVPVMKLVEIIRGLATTDEVYQAVEDMTVKLSKTPVEVNDFPGFVSNRILMPMINEAIFTLQEGVATKEAIDEVMKLGMNHPMGPLQLADFIGLDTCLYIMEVLHDGFGDSKYRPSPLLRQYVKAGWLGKKTGRGFYEYN, encoded by the coding sequence ATGTCTATCCAAAACGTCATGGTCATCGGAGCCGGCCAAATGGGCTCCGGTATTGCGCAAGTCTGCGCACAAGCTGGATTTAACGTAAAACTGAACGATATGAAACAAGAAGCCTATGATCGCGGCATCGCGAACATCACGAAAAACCTATCACGTAATGTCGAAAAAGGGCGCATGACAGAAGATGAGAAATCGCAAGTGCTCGGACGCATCCAGTCTTCGTTGGACCTGAAAGATGCACACGATGTCGACATCGTCATCGAAGCGGCTGTCGAGAACATGGAAATCAAATCGACGATCTTCAAGACTTTGGATGAAGTGGCGCCAAAGCACGCCATTCTTGCATCGAACACTTCTTCGCTTCCAATCACGGAAATCGCAGCGGCGACCACCCGTCCGGAACAAGTCATCGGCATGCATTTCATGAACCCGGTACCGGTCATGAAATTGGTCGAAATCATCCGCGGCCTGGCGACAACCGACGAAGTGTACCAGGCAGTCGAAGACATGACGGTGAAATTGTCGAAAACGCCAGTCGAAGTGAACGACTTCCCTGGATTCGTCTCGAACCGCATCTTGATGCCGATGATCAACGAAGCGATCTTCACGCTTCAAGAGGGTGTCGCAACGAAAGAAGCGATCGACGAAGTGATGAAGCTCGGCATGAACCATCCGATGGGGCCGCTCCAATTGGCTGATTTCATCGGCCTGGATACTTGCCTTTACATCATGGAAGTCCTGCATGACGGTTTCGGCGACAGCAAATACCGTCCAAGCCCGCTCCTGCGCCAATACGTGAAAGCCGGCTGGCTCGGCAAAAAGACCGGACGCGGTTTCTACGAATACAACTAA